One window of Sporocytophaga myxococcoides DSM 11118 genomic DNA carries:
- a CDS encoding TonB-dependent receptor codes for MRLIFSLIMALLCLNFSVIAQQVTQTIRGTVIDKNLQSPLPGVNVVITSTNPPMGTATDENGRFRFDNVPLGRHEIKIMYAGYKEGGSANVLVTSGKEVILNMDMEEEIENVKEVVVVGQKDKSQANNQLAVVSATNLRTEEINRFAGSRQDPSRMASNYAGVAGGGDQRNDIIVRGNSPIGVLWRLEGVDIPNPNHFTFTGNSGGAFSILNNNLLANSDFLTGAFPAEYGNKSAAVFDVKLRNGNNEKREHTIQAGLNGLEFVTEGPISKKSGSSYLASYRLLSFEALNKIGVNFGVNGIPQFQDAALKINIPTKKAGTFTLWGIGGKSKIYIKDPELEIDPGDPYKFTTDNFSSDMYAAGISNAHNITPKTTGKIILSTSGSRIKVVSSKIYDIKPEFFEFDMSNTEGQYIANYTVTHKLSRRNLVKGGVIYRSIFYNNNSNYFDDTDSLFKQGLKQKGSTELFQSFAHWQFRVTEKLTLNSGVYYQRLTLNGTQSLEPRLAATYMVTEKDRISIATGLHSQAQNLFIYQYRFYDDKTGNYNQPNKNVGFTKSLHLVGGYQRALTKNLKFKTEAYYQHMYNVPVSISHEDGAGVYSILNTGADYGFYVLDSTVNTGKGRNYGLELTLERYFNKDYYFLTNLSLLKSEYQGSDGVWRNSAFNIGYVVNALAGKEFHLDANNKKLISVDFKVTSSGGRRIIPIDAQASIQKGEAVYDYSRAYETQLKDYFRTDLKISYRLNKAKSNHNFFIAADNLLNTQNVLTQEWDEKKKEVETYYQLGLFPYMGYKVQF; via the coding sequence ATGAGACTAATTTTTAGCCTTATAATGGCATTGCTATGCCTAAACTTTTCGGTAATAGCACAGCAAGTGACTCAGACTATAAGAGGAACTGTAATTGATAAAAATCTTCAATCACCACTACCAGGAGTAAACGTGGTGATCACAAGTACCAATCCTCCAATGGGAACTGCTACAGATGAGAATGGTAGATTCCGATTTGACAATGTACCTCTCGGAAGACATGAAATAAAAATAATGTATGCAGGATATAAGGAAGGTGGTTCAGCCAACGTGCTGGTTACATCAGGAAAAGAAGTTATCCTGAATATGGACATGGAAGAAGAAATAGAGAATGTAAAAGAAGTTGTTGTAGTAGGACAAAAGGATAAATCACAGGCCAATAACCAGCTTGCTGTTGTCAGTGCAACAAATCTTCGTACAGAAGAGATAAACAGATTTGCGGGATCAAGACAAGATCCGAGCAGGATGGCCTCTAACTATGCAGGAGTTGCCGGTGGAGGAGATCAAAGGAATGATATTATTGTAAGAGGTAATTCTCCAATAGGTGTTTTGTGGAGGCTCGAAGGTGTTGACATTCCGAACCCGAACCACTTTACCTTTACAGGTAACAGCGGAGGTGCATTCAGTATTTTAAATAACAACCTGCTTGCGAATTCAGATTTTCTTACCGGCGCATTTCCTGCTGAATATGGAAATAAAAGCGCAGCGGTGTTTGATGTGAAATTGAGAAACGGAAACAATGAAAAAAGAGAACATACAATTCAGGCAGGGCTTAATGGACTTGAGTTTGTAACAGAAGGACCTATATCAAAGAAATCAGGTAGTTCATATTTGGCAAGCTACAGATTACTCTCTTTTGAAGCATTGAATAAAATTGGTGTAAACTTTGGAGTCAACGGTATTCCACAGTTTCAGGATGCAGCATTGAAAATTAATATACCTACGAAAAAGGCCGGAACATTTACATTATGGGGAATTGGAGGTAAGAGTAAGATCTATATTAAAGATCCGGAACTGGAAATAGACCCTGGTGATCCTTATAAGTTCACAACAGATAATTTTTCCTCCGATATGTATGCTGCAGGTATTTCCAATGCTCACAATATAACTCCTAAAACAACAGGTAAGATAATTCTTAGTACTTCCGGAAGTCGTATTAAAGTGGTTAGTTCAAAGATATATGATATCAAACCAGAATTTTTTGAATTTGATATGTCAAATACCGAGGGCCAGTATATTGCAAACTATACCGTTACGCACAAATTAAGTAGAAGAAATCTTGTAAAAGGAGGAGTTATTTACAGAAGCATTTTCTATAATAATAATTCTAATTATTTCGATGATACCGATAGTTTATTCAAACAAGGTTTAAAGCAAAAAGGCAGCACAGAATTGTTTCAGTCATTTGCGCACTGGCAATTCAGAGTTACAGAAAAGCTTACTTTAAATTCAGGAGTGTATTATCAACGTTTGACTCTAAATGGTACCCAGTCTCTGGAGCCAAGATTGGCAGCGACATATATGGTTACAGAAAAGGATAGAATAAGTATCGCAACAGGACTTCATAGTCAGGCTCAGAACCTGTTTATATATCAGTATAGATTCTATGATGATAAAACTGGAAACTATAATCAGCCAAACAAAAACGTAGGATTTACCAAGAGTCTACACCTTGTTGGAGGATATCAAAGAGCTCTCACTAAAAATCTGAAGTTTAAAACGGAAGCCTATTATCAGCATATGTATAATGTTCCTGTAAGTATCTCACATGAGGATGGAGCAGGGGTATATTCCATCTTAAACACAGGAGCTGATTACGGTTTCTATGTTCTTGACAGCACTGTTAATACAGGAAAAGGGAGAAATTATGGACTTGAACTAACTTTAGAAAGGTATTTCAATAAAGATTATTATTTCTTAACCAATTTGTCACTTCTTAAATCTGAATATCAGGGATCTGATGGAGTATGGAGAAACTCAGCCTTTAACATCGGGTATGTAGTCAATGCACTTGCCGGAAAAGAATTTCACCTTGATGCAAATAATAAAAAGTTGATATCAGTTGACTTTAAAGTAACATCATCTGGAGGAAGAAGAATTATACCAATTGATGCACAGGCGTCCATTCAAAAGGGGGAAGCAGTGTATGACTATAGCAGAGCTTATGAAACGCAGCTAAAAGATTACTTCAGGACTGATTTGAAGATTTCGTACAGACTTAACAAAGCCAAATCAAATCATAATTTCTTTATAGCAGCAGACAATTTGCTCAATACTCAAAATGTATTAACTCAGGAGTGGGATGAGAAGAAAAAAGAAGTAGAAACTTATTATCAGCTTGGGTTATTTCCATACATGGGATACAAGGTGCAGTTTTAA
- a CDS encoding CgeB family protein, whose amino-acid sequence MKIVMFYQSLISDWNNGNAHFLRGIISELKSRGHDVKLYEQDGNTCIQNLVLEHGQKAVKEFYSFYPDLSTNFYNPLKLNLDNILKEADLVIAHEANDPEMIARIGEVKSKHKFKLLFHVTNHRVVTDKEAIEKYNLGNVDGVLAFGDVIKNIFLIEGWAKRAWAWHEAADTRMFYPRSKSYEGDLVWIGNYDEERSVELQEFLINPVKELKLKAKVYGVRFPESVIKAFKDAGIEYGGWLPNFKVPDIFAKYRVTVHIPRRPYVQLLPGIPTIRPFEALACGIPLISAPWSNCENLFSPGKDYLVARTGKQMVLHLAAVLNTSINEALSISGLRAINKKHTCFHRVNELEKICEEIGIDRSRISSSRQEIYVAK is encoded by the coding sequence ATGAAAATCGTAATGTTTTATCAATCCCTCATATCTGACTGGAATAATGGTAATGCGCATTTTTTAAGAGGAATAATTTCGGAATTGAAATCCAGAGGGCATGATGTTAAATTATATGAACAGGATGGAAATACCTGTATCCAGAATCTTGTATTAGAGCACGGTCAGAAAGCTGTTAAAGAGTTTTATTCTTTTTACCCTGACTTAAGCACAAATTTTTATAATCCTTTAAAACTAAATCTTGATAATATTTTAAAGGAAGCTGACCTAGTTATAGCTCATGAGGCTAATGACCCAGAGATGATTGCAAGGATTGGCGAAGTGAAAAGTAAACATAAATTTAAGCTGTTGTTCCATGTTACAAATCATAGGGTTGTAACTGACAAAGAAGCAATAGAAAAATATAATCTTGGTAACGTAGATGGAGTATTGGCATTTGGGGATGTTATAAAAAATATTTTTCTCATAGAAGGCTGGGCTAAAAGAGCCTGGGCATGGCATGAAGCGGCTGATACCAGAATGTTTTATCCGAGAAGTAAATCTTACGAAGGAGACCTTGTCTGGATAGGAAATTATGATGAGGAAAGAAGTGTTGAACTACAGGAGTTTTTGATCAATCCTGTGAAAGAACTAAAATTGAAAGCTAAAGTATATGGAGTAAGATTTCCGGAAAGTGTTATCAAAGCTTTTAAAGACGCAGGCATTGAATATGGTGGGTGGTTACCGAACTTTAAAGTGCCGGACATCTTTGCCAAATACCGTGTTACTGTACACATTCCCCGCAGACCATATGTTCAGCTATTACCAGGTATACCTACAATAAGACCTTTTGAAGCACTTGCTTGCGGTATCCCTTTAATTAGCGCTCCATGGAGCAATTGTGAAAACCTGTTTTCTCCAGGTAAGGACTATCTGGTAGCAAGAACAGGAAAACAAATGGTATTACATCTTGCAGCTGTTTTGAATACAAGTATAAATGAAGCGCTTTCTATTTCAGGCCTGAGAGCAATTAATAAAAAACATACCTGTTTTCACAGAGTAAATGAACTTGAAAAAATCTGCGAAGAGATTGGAATAGACAGATCCAGAATATCTTCGAGCAGACAAGAAATATATGTTGCTAAATAA
- a CDS encoding AlbA family DNA-binding domain-containing protein, with product MSIRQQIRLGENEVLDFKQTIGSVQKIAKTIVAFANTKGGKILVGVRDNGSIAGAKAEEERHMLEGAASFFCKPEIKVNFTEEIIEGKSILIAEVPESDEKPHYSKGEDGKWWAYIRVKDQCLLASKVMLDVMKSDTRGFDAQITIGKAEKIILEYLEHNERITLKAFCKIANISRWRASKILVNLVRMKLIKVLSHEKEDYYSL from the coding sequence ATGAGTATCAGGCAACAGATAAGGCTGGGAGAAAATGAAGTGCTTGACTTTAAACAAACAATTGGCAGTGTTCAAAAGATTGCCAAGACAATAGTAGCATTTGCAAATACAAAGGGAGGGAAGATATTAGTAGGAGTGAGGGATAATGGAAGTATTGCCGGGGCGAAGGCTGAGGAGGAACGACATATGCTTGAGGGAGCGGCTTCATTTTTTTGTAAACCAGAAATAAAAGTAAATTTTACTGAAGAAATAATTGAAGGTAAAAGTATTTTAATCGCAGAAGTTCCGGAAAGTGATGAAAAACCGCACTATTCAAAGGGAGAAGATGGAAAATGGTGGGCTTATATTCGTGTTAAGGATCAATGCCTCTTAGCAAGTAAAGTAATGCTGGATGTTATGAAAAGTGATACCAGAGGTTTTGATGCTCAGATTACAATTGGAAAAGCTGAGAAGATTATTTTAGAATACCTGGAACATAATGAAAGAATAACATTAAAGGCTTTTTGTAAAATAGCCAATATTTCCAGGTGGAGGGCCAGTAAGATCCTGGTAAATCTTGTCAGGATGAAACTGATAAAAGTGCTTTCTCATGAAAAGGAAGACTATTATTCATTATAA
- a CDS encoding NUDIX hydrolase, giving the protein MIEKWKTLASEIVFNHKWYKLRKDLVQLPDGKIVDDYFVSVRPEVVIIFAITKSKKVVLVKQYKHGSGEILIELPGGIYDPDTESPEEAALRELKEETGYSGKVVKIAELIDNPTKDTNRISLYGVKNAVKSGEQNLDETEAIEVLLVSVEELKTMLLQGEIKVSGSVAGAMLALHKLNIE; this is encoded by the coding sequence ATGATTGAGAAATGGAAAACACTGGCCTCGGAAATAGTATTCAACCATAAATGGTATAAATTAAGAAAGGATCTTGTTCAACTACCTGATGGAAAAATTGTAGATGATTATTTTGTAAGTGTAAGACCTGAGGTTGTAATTATTTTTGCCATAACTAAAAGTAAGAAGGTTGTCCTTGTAAAGCAGTACAAACATGGCTCCGGTGAAATATTAATTGAGTTACCCGGAGGTATCTATGATCCGGACACTGAAAGTCCGGAAGAAGCAGCTTTAAGGGAGCTTAAGGAAGAAACCGGATACTCAGGTAAAGTTGTGAAAATAGCAGAACTGATAGATAATCCAACTAAAGACACGAATAGAATTTCTTTATATGGAGTTAAAAATGCTGTTAAATCCGGAGAACAGAATCTTGATGAAACAGAAGCTATAGAGGTACTTTTGGTATCGGTAGAAGAGCTGAAAACAATGCTTTTACAGGGAGAAATCAAAGTTTCAGGTTCGGTAGCAGGTGCAATGCTCGCACTTCATAAATTAAATATTGAGTAA
- a CDS encoding S41 family peptidase, which produces MKLIQIKYIYTLLLLVILFSACEKALIEPNKSSSPEKNFEIFWNDINNTYPFFKYDHVDWQAVYNSNRPLVNASTTDDELFEIFKNMLRPLLDGHISLKKPNGETWANERHYQYYSNFSFSLVRVKYLNNKVNFVTAPDYSDKTKTDTIIRYGFINSNILYFHVGTFLTNLPIRDTLRNIVKRNPQLMGVIVDMRSNGGGILSAAQKLASYFTGTTQLYGYIKNKTGPLDNNFSDNYRLYTQGDGLGSFGTKPAAILTNRYDFSATEHFVMATRDLTNVTTIGDTTGGAFSPIIQRTLPNGIQYTVVSSITTDKQNNVFERTGLAPEIYKELTNLDFLAGKDPLVDAAINKIKE; this is translated from the coding sequence GTGAAACTCATTCAGATAAAATATATTTATACTCTTCTGTTGTTGGTTATTTTGTTTTCGGCTTGCGAGAAGGCTTTGATAGAACCCAATAAAAGTTCCTCACCAGAAAAAAACTTTGAAATCTTCTGGAACGATATCAATAACACTTATCCCTTCTTTAAATACGATCATGTAGATTGGCAGGCTGTATATAATTCCAACAGACCTCTCGTAAATGCCTCCACTACAGATGATGAACTTTTTGAAATTTTTAAAAATATGCTACGTCCTTTACTTGATGGACACATTTCATTAAAGAAGCCTAATGGAGAGACTTGGGCAAATGAGAGACATTATCAGTATTACTCCAATTTTAGTTTTAGTCTTGTCAGGGTCAAATACCTTAATAATAAGGTGAATTTTGTAACAGCTCCTGATTATTCCGACAAAACTAAAACTGATACTATCATAAGATATGGTTTTATAAACAGTAATATTCTTTATTTTCATGTAGGAACATTTCTTACCAACCTTCCGATCAGAGATACACTGCGAAATATAGTGAAAAGAAATCCGCAATTGATGGGGGTGATTGTAGACATGCGCAGCAACGGAGGAGGTATCCTATCTGCTGCCCAAAAACTTGCCTCTTATTTTACTGGTACGACTCAGCTATATGGCTATATTAAAAATAAAACCGGTCCTCTTGATAATAATTTCTCAGATAATTACAGACTATATACACAGGGAGATGGGCTTGGCTCATTTGGGACAAAGCCAGCAGCTATTCTGACTAATCGATACGATTTCAGTGCAACAGAGCATTTTGTTATGGCAACAAGGGATCTGACCAATGTGACAACAATAGGTGATACGACCGGAGGAGCATTTAGTCCTATCATCCAAAGGACTTTACCTAATGGGATTCAGTATACAGTAGTTTCCAGCATCACCACAGACAAGCAAAATAATGTTTTTGAGAGGACAGGCTTGGCTCCTGAAATTTATAAAGAACTGACTAATCTGGACTTTCTTGCAGGAAAAGATCCATTGGTAGATGCAGCTATTAATAAAATAAAAGAGTAA
- a CDS encoding PAS domain-containing sensor histidine kinase → MIEEKNLNLNQEMFQILIKSSSEGILAFDTGLKFTVWNKTLEQKTGKKAEECIGKFIFDVFPHLFQEETRTKFFDTLKGKSPISQNSIFIPSDTGQKIFFDAKYFPIKNGEEIEGGLVIINDITESNSVKKHLDLLEQTIKTTFESTPYDYWLLDAEGKFLLQNNHSIQNFGDLKGKNFRDLDDSQEFLAKWKTDFEKLRKGETVTREQNYFANQDEKHFYSIITPVKQHQEVMAIVGLSIDITERIKNENIKLRNELELKTLLENSPDIIVRIDLDLKITFINRTVGKISSTPPSSFIGKTYKELGMDPKEYETFEKQVRIAIKERTPLEFENDYKSHQGIISFSIRLIPEFSSTGEVCSVLMISRETTGLEKVRNQLLENQNRLSSIMSNIPGAVFKCKNDPHWTMEFISEGVKQLTGYDVRDLINNEVLSFQKLIHPADRARVWDEVQTAIDNDGNYLVEYRIITKEGKIKWVWEQGRLVNNGGFSSSLEGVIIDITERKDFEEALKKSESELKKTNAELEAYIYKASHDLRGPLASIIGLAMVAEMEISDAHPLQYIKLIKDRTERLNDTLTNLLDLAKIKQKVLEPERIIAEELVNEIIDNLKSKVGISNIEFHINLLFKEFYYDPFILTSILHNLIENSIDFKRSGDSPQISISMSNEADGIRINIEDNGIGIPEDIMEKIFYMFYRGHDKSTGSGLGLYIVKSSVDKVGGIIDVKSELNKGSKFSIFLPCIESGQSETINPE, encoded by the coding sequence ATGATAGAAGAAAAAAATCTGAATCTTAATCAAGAAATGTTTCAGATTCTGATAAAAAGCAGCTCCGAAGGCATATTAGCTTTTGATACAGGATTAAAATTTACTGTCTGGAATAAAACTTTGGAGCAAAAGACGGGAAAAAAGGCTGAAGAGTGCATTGGGAAATTTATTTTTGATGTATTTCCTCATCTTTTTCAGGAAGAAACAAGAACTAAATTTTTTGATACTCTTAAAGGAAAAAGTCCTATCTCTCAAAACAGCATATTTATTCCAAGCGATACAGGTCAGAAAATTTTTTTTGATGCTAAATATTTCCCTATCAAAAATGGTGAAGAAATAGAAGGAGGTCTTGTAATCATTAATGACATTACAGAAAGTAACTCTGTAAAAAAACATCTGGATCTGCTTGAACAAACTATTAAAACTACTTTTGAAAGCACGCCATATGACTATTGGCTACTGGATGCTGAAGGCAAATTCCTCTTACAGAATAATCATTCTATTCAAAATTTTGGAGACTTGAAAGGGAAAAACTTTAGAGACCTTGACGACTCTCAGGAGTTTTTGGCAAAATGGAAAACAGATTTTGAAAAATTAAGAAAAGGAGAAACAGTAACGAGGGAACAAAACTATTTTGCCAACCAGGATGAGAAGCATTTCTACTCTATCATCACTCCGGTAAAGCAGCATCAGGAAGTAATGGCAATCGTCGGCCTTAGCATTGACATTACCGAAAGAATTAAAAATGAAAATATCAAATTAAGAAATGAGCTGGAGTTAAAAACCCTTCTGGAAAACTCTCCTGACATAATAGTAAGGATAGATCTTGATTTGAAGATTACTTTCATCAATAGAACCGTCGGAAAGATTAGCTCTACTCCACCTTCATCATTTATCGGAAAAACTTATAAGGAACTTGGTATGGACCCTAAGGAGTATGAAACTTTCGAAAAGCAGGTTCGCATTGCTATAAAGGAAAGAACTCCCTTAGAGTTTGAAAATGATTACAAATCTCATCAAGGGATTATTTCATTTTCGATAAGGCTTATACCTGAATTTTCAAGTACAGGTGAAGTCTGTAGTGTCTTGATGATATCCAGAGAAACTACAGGGCTGGAGAAAGTAAGAAATCAACTTCTTGAAAATCAAAACAGACTATCAAGTATTATGTCAAATATTCCAGGTGCCGTTTTTAAATGCAAAAACGACCCACACTGGACCATGGAATTTATTAGTGAAGGGGTAAAACAACTCACGGGGTATGATGTAAGAGACCTCATTAACAATGAAGTTCTTTCATTTCAGAAACTGATACATCCTGCGGACAGAGCAAGAGTCTGGGACGAAGTTCAAACTGCTATTGATAATGATGGCAATTATCTTGTAGAGTATAGGATTATTACAAAAGAAGGCAAAATCAAATGGGTCTGGGAGCAAGGTAGATTAGTTAATAATGGAGGATTTTCAAGCTCATTGGAAGGTGTTATTATCGATATTACAGAGCGGAAGGATTTTGAAGAAGCCTTGAAAAAAAGTGAATCGGAACTAAAGAAAACTAACGCAGAGCTTGAGGCTTATATCTATAAAGCATCTCATGATCTCAGAGGTCCCCTTGCTTCCATCATCGGGCTGGCTATGGTTGCCGAAATGGAGATTTCGGATGCTCATCCTTTACAGTATATAAAACTAATTAAAGATCGTACAGAGAGACTTAATGATACTTTAACCAATCTTCTTGACCTTGCAAAGATCAAACAAAAAGTTCTGGAACCAGAGCGAATCATTGCAGAAGAGCTGGTAAATGAAATTATCGATAATCTCAAAAGTAAAGTAGGGATTTCAAACATTGAATTTCATATAAATCTTCTTTTTAAGGAATTTTATTATGATCCTTTTATACTAACAAGTATTCTCCATAATCTTATAGAGAACAGCATTGATTTCAAACGGTCCGGTGATTCACCTCAAATTTCCATAAGTATGAGTAATGAAGCAGACGGAATAAGAATTAATATTGAAGACAATGGTATAGGCATCCCGGAAGATATTATGGAGAAAATCTTCTATATGTTTTACCGAGGTCACGATAAATCTACCGGATCCGGTCTGGGACTTTATATAGTAAAATCATCTGTAGATAAAGTCGGAGGCATTATCGACGTTAAAAGTGAGCTCAATAAAGGAAGTAAATTTTCAATATTTCTCCCTTGTATTGAGAGTGGTCAAAGTGAGACTATTAATCCTGAATAA
- a CDS encoding SRPBCC family protein — protein sequence MKIYTINRVQILPVKIEQAWDFFTSPHNLSKITPSSLNFKVLSKNEGPIHPGMIIRYKVHPILGIPLDWVTEITHVAHQHLFVDEQRFGPYAFWHHLHKFREVKEGVEMEDLVHYALPFGPIGSLAHALIVKKKVNEIFDFRAKILKEILGSY from the coding sequence ATGAAAATATATACAATAAATAGAGTTCAAATATTACCGGTTAAGATAGAGCAAGCATGGGATTTCTTTACTTCTCCTCATAATCTTTCAAAAATTACTCCTTCCTCTTTGAATTTTAAAGTCTTATCAAAAAACGAGGGTCCGATTCATCCAGGGATGATCATTCGCTATAAGGTGCATCCGATATTGGGGATACCTCTTGACTGGGTCACTGAAATAACTCATGTAGCGCATCAGCATTTATTTGTAGATGAACAACGTTTCGGTCCATACGCTTTCTGGCATCATTTGCACAAGTTCAGAGAGGTAAAAGAGGGAGTTGAAATGGAAGATCTAGTGCATTATGCTCTTCCATTTGGTCCGATAGGTTCCCTTGCACACGCTCTTATTGTTAAAAAGAAGGTGAATGAAATTTTCGATTTCAGAGCTAAGATTCTCAAAGAAATTTTAGGAAGTTACTGA
- a CDS encoding PLP-dependent transferase, which produces MKNPFKNPYILSENNSDLFEEYLNPSEKAEDYGQDYATTNPKVTFFEQRIAALEGGTNALVVKSLHAAKFLLFKTLLTAGQNIVTVNPSTFQGKEKSKLQILGITVKSLSTYSLPEFKSLIDDKTGIIYLETIGENDLSIPDFARIIAVAKEKNVPVVVDNSHGVAGYFIKPLSKGASIVIESTSEYFDNAPNTPQAVIIEGNTDWSKFNVKTSPEEITYLTINNGIIRPETINTSSKVTLIDVLRKSVSNYNKYEIPNDPLSLIHKLETIYSKASKRSENALQIAKYLNTNDNIAKVVYAGLPTSESYLPAFTNMRNGFGNRIGFYLKDRTQTGAFIKSINEKNPGIELKIVLNGNAPLIIFSAPEDTISIVVALEYALNNLKKNIAEAQFLQLTSNLNEII; this is translated from the coding sequence ATGAAAAATCCATTTAAAAACCCATACATTCTATCTGAAAACAATTCTGATTTGTTTGAAGAATATTTAAATCCTTCAGAAAAAGCTGAAGACTATGGTCAGGATTATGCAACCACTAATCCAAAAGTTACATTCTTTGAACAGCGAATTGCTGCATTAGAAGGAGGAACAAATGCTTTGGTGGTAAAATCACTTCATGCTGCTAAATTTCTTTTATTTAAAACATTACTCACTGCAGGACAAAACATAGTAACTGTTAATCCATCTACATTCCAGGGAAAAGAAAAATCGAAGCTTCAGATTCTGGGAATAACAGTTAAATCACTGTCAACATACAGCCTCCCTGAATTTAAAAGTTTAATCGATGATAAAACAGGCATTATATATCTTGAAACGATAGGTGAAAACGATCTAAGCATTCCAGACTTTGCGAGAATCATTGCTGTGGCTAAGGAAAAGAACGTACCTGTGGTGGTAGACAATAGTCATGGAGTTGCTGGATATTTTATAAAACCTTTAAGCAAAGGTGCTTCGATAGTGATTGAAAGCACAAGTGAATATTTCGACAATGCTCCAAACACTCCACAGGCAGTTATTATTGAGGGAAATACAGACTGGTCAAAATTCAATGTAAAAACTTCACCTGAGGAAATAACTTATCTTACTATAAACAATGGAATTATCAGACCAGAAACTATAAATACTTCTTCCAAAGTGACTTTGATAGATGTCCTCAGAAAATCCGTATCAAACTACAATAAATATGAAATTCCAAATGATCCATTAAGTCTGATACATAAATTGGAGACTATCTATTCAAAAGCATCCAAAAGGTCTGAGAATGCATTGCAGATTGCAAAATACCTAAATACCAATGATAATATTGCAAAAGTAGTTTATGCTGGCTTGCCTACTTCTGAAAGTTATTTACCAGCATTTACCAATATGAGAAATGGGTTTGGAAACAGAATCGGATTCTATCTTAAAGACAGGACTCAAACAGGAGCATTTATAAAATCAATCAACGAAAAAAATCCAGGAATAGAACTAAAAATAGTGTTGAATGGAAACGCTCCACTTATAATATTCTCTGCGCCAGAGGACACTATAAGTATCGTTGTTGCACTAGAATATGCTTTAAATAATCTCAAAAAAAATATAGCTGAAGCGCAATTTCTTCAGCTGACCAGCAATCTGAATGAAATTATATAA
- a CDS encoding YceI family protein, with translation MMNKKVSYLFLKSFFFYYFFFNHAYAQTYTTESGHAEFKAKASLNSYTGNSNQLKGSINLKEKTVYFSVPFESIDTGIKKRNKHMKELIETDKYPDAEFEGKIISDFNSEKEGNQKVTVKGNFKMHGVSREITVEGTLTRTGDKLTANAEWKVLITDYKITPPKIFGNKVQDEHIIVINADMEKRN, from the coding sequence ATGATGAATAAAAAGGTATCCTACTTATTTCTTAAATCATTTTTCTTCTATTATTTCTTTTTTAATCATGCCTATGCTCAGACTTATACAACAGAAAGTGGACATGCAGAATTTAAGGCAAAAGCTTCATTGAACAGCTATACAGGCAATTCAAATCAGCTTAAAGGAAGTATTAATCTTAAGGAGAAAACTGTTTATTTCTCTGTCCCTTTTGAAAGTATTGATACAGGGATAAAAAAGCGAAATAAACACATGAAGGAATTGATTGAAACAGATAAATATCCTGATGCGGAATTTGAAGGAAAGATCATTTCTGACTTTAATTCAGAGAAGGAGGGCAATCAGAAAGTAACCGTCAAAGGGAATTTTAAAATGCATGGAGTCTCAAGGGAAATAACTGTAGAAGGTACATTAACAAGAACAGGAGACAAGCTCACAGCCAACGCAGAGTGGAAGGTTCTTATCACTGATTACAAAATTACGCCTCCCAAAATATTTGGAAATAAAGTGCAGGATGAACATATCATAGTTATTAATGCCGATATGGAAAAAAGAAATTAA